From the genome of Triticum aestivum cultivar Chinese Spring chromosome 3B, IWGSC CS RefSeq v2.1, whole genome shotgun sequence, one region includes:
- the LOC123068097 gene encoding uncharacterized protein gives MAEVCDLMEPYKWEIKENLAKQEDERPGLLMVKVCDLVQTAVVKPHRKVLLHEKKVTPKLFGSQNVSWYLDTGASNHMTGCKEKFLDLEYDVQGSVKFGDGSNVEICGQGSVLFEGLTGEHRILTGVYYIPRLRNNIISVGKPDENGCKVDIENGVMTIFDNLSNVLARHRKPFPAQSTYHASDALELLHGDLCGPITPATHGGNKYFFLEVDDYSRYMWVVLLRSKDEVFEAFKKLKAATEMEHKLKVRTLRTDCGGEFTSNEFNDYCEEIGIKRLLTARYMPQQNGVVERHNRIVVDMARSLLKSKNLPGTFWGEAISTAVYLLNRVPTKAVIGKTPDHHGSDTNDDAHESQGDSDNDAQDTGRVLGNDIDNKVHSDDDNRDDGHDHDDYADDADANDPAFTTPETQPSSSCASTPTQFVSPPSQATTDSSGPRRYKTLKKVYKYAKPVMLEYSGLCLLGVEEPANFVEASKSSSWMHAMDEEMKAIKSNGTCTLVTRPPNQKAIGLKWVYQLKKDTKGAIVKYKARLVAKGYVQRQGVDYEEVFAPVARIETVRVLLALAAQEDWKVHRMDVKPAFLNGNLKKEVYVKQPLGYEKKCEEEKVYKLRKALYGLKQAPRAWNSKLNRNLVTLGFKRCPLENPKDSLLSTEEQVKIEDTIKKEHWHQAMDEPTTSKTIPGMLQGMAKVIPMITPTSSSNHVWDPGRDEQVILRGVNVRNKHEIVYISYMYMCPYPCTTALQNRVGLAIG, from the exons atggccgaagtttgtgatCTCATGGAGCCTTACAAGTGGGAGATCAAGGAAAATTTGGCGAAGCAGGAAGACGAACGTCCAGGTCTTCTGATGGTGAAAGTTTGTGATCTCGTCCAAACAGCGGTAGTGAAACCACACCGGAAGGTGCTACTTCATGAGAAAAAGGTAACACCAAAGTTATTCGGGAGCCAGAACGTGTCGTGGTACCTCGACACGGGTGCCAGTAACCACATGACGGGGTGCAAGGAGAAGTTCCTCGACCTGGAATATGATGTTCAAGGCTCGGTCAAGTTTGGTGATGGTTCAAATGTGGAAATTTGCGGGCAAGGTTCTGTCCTCTTCGAGGGTCTCACAGGAGAACATCGCATACTCACCGGAGTATACTACATCCCAAGGCTTCGCAACAACATCATCTCTGTCGGGAAACCTGACGAGAATGGATGCAAGGTGGATATTGAGAACGGAGTGATGACGATCTTCGACAACCTCTCAAACGTGCTAGCCCGT CACCGCAAGCCGTTCCCTGCCCAGTCTACCTATCATGCAAGTGATGCACTCGAGCTGCTCCATGGTGATCTATGTGGCCCTATCACTCCAGCAACTCACGGAGGAAACAAGTATTTCTTCCTAGAGGTAGATGACTACTCGAGATACATGTGGGTCGTTCTCCTACGTTCTAAAGATGAGGTGTTTGAAGCGttcaagaagctgaaggctgcaacGGAGATGGAACACAAGCTGAAGGTTCGCACTCTAAGGACAGATTGCGGCGGAGAGTTTACGTCGAACGAGTTCAACGACTACTGCGAGGAGATTGGCATAAAGAGGCTCCTCACGGCACGTTATATGCCACAACAGAACGGGGTTGTTGAAAGGCACAATCGAATCGTTGTTGATATGGCGAGAAGTTTACTCAAGAGCAAGAACCTTCCGGGGACTTTTTGGGGAGAAGCTATCTCGACGGCGGTCTATCTTCTCAACCGGGTTCCAACGAAGGCAGTGATCGGCAAGACTCC TGATCATCATGGTTCCGACACCAACGACGACGCGCATGAGTCGCAAGGTGATAGCGACAACGATGCGCAAGACACAGGTAGAGTTCTCGGCAACGACATCGACAACAAAGTGCATAGTGATGATGACAATCGAGATGATGGTCACGATCACGACGACTACGCCGACGATGCGGATGCCAACGACCCGGCATTTACCACGCCCGAGACTCAACCATCTTCCTCATGTGCATCGACGCCGACACAATTTGTTTCGCCTCCTTCACAAGCCACAACGGATTCTTCCGGGCCTCGTCGCTACAAGACCCTCAAGAAAGTCTACAAGTACGCAAAGCCAGTTATGCTCGAGTACTCCGGTTTGTGTTTACTCGGAGTTGAGGAGCCGGCGAACTTTGTAGAGGCGAGCAAAAgttcaagttggatgcacgccatgGATGAGGAGATGAAGGCGATCAAGAGCAATGGCACGTGTACTTTGGTAACCCGACCTCCGAACCAAAAGGCCATAGGTTTGAAGTGGGTTTACCAGTTGAAGAAGGACACGAAGGGTGCCATTGTGAAGTACAAGGCAAGACTCGTTGCAAAGGGCTACGTACAacgtcaaggagttgactatgaggagGTGTTTGCACCGGTTGCTCGAATCGAGACGGTGAGAGTGCTCCTAGCTTTGGCAGCACAAGAGGATTGGAAGGTTCATCGTATGGATGTGAAACCTGCTTTCCTCAACGGCAACCTCAAAAAAGAAGTGTACGTGAAACAACCCCTCGGCTACGAGAAGAAATGTGAAGAAGAGAAAGTTTACAAGCTCAGGAAGGCACTTTACGGGCTAAAGCAAGCGCCAAGAGCTTGGAACTCAAAGTTAAACCGAAATTTGGTCACACTCGGGTTCAAAAGATGTCCCCTCGAGAATCCGAAAGACAGTCTACTAAGCACCGAAGAACAGGTAAAGATTGAAGACACGATCAAGAAGGAGCATTGGCATCAAGCTATGGACGAGCCGACGACAAGTAAGACAATCCCTGGAATGCTGCAAGGAATGGCGAAGGTAATACCGATGATAACGCCTACGAGTAGCAGCAATCACGTTTGGGACCCAGGTCGAGACGAGCAAGTCATACTTAGGGGGGTGAATGTTAGGAATAAGCATGAAATAGTGTACATATCATATATGTATATGTGTCCGTATCCATGTACTACTGCACTCCAGAACCGAGTAGGTTTAGCTATAGGGTAG